The Pseudonocardia broussonetiae DNA segment ACGGGCGAGCGGGGCACCGGGATCGGGTCGTGGGAGTCCAAGCTCGACGTCGAGCAGCGCCTGCGCGAGCTCGAGGTGCCCGTCACGGTGCTCCGCCCGACCGCCTTCATGGAGCTGATGACCGACCCGGCGTTCTACCCCGCGGCGGGCGTCTGGCACGTCTGGCCCAGGATCGCGGGCGGCTCGTTCGAGGTCCTGTGGCTGTCCTGCCGGGACCTCGGGGTGATCGCCGCGAAGGTGTTCGCCGATCCGCAGCGCTACCTCGGAGGGGACCTGACGCTCGCCGCGGACCGCCGATCCCTCGACGAGTGCCGCCACATCTACGCCCGCGTGCACGGGCGGAACCCCCGACGCTTCCCGATGCCCGTCTGGATGCTCCAGCGGTTCTCGGCAGACACCGTCGCACTGTGGCGCTGGCTTCGAGCGACCGGTTTCGACGCGGATCTCGGCGTGGCCCGAGCCATCCATCCCGCCGCTCTCAGCGTGGAGGCCTGGCTGCACCAGCAGCGGGTGGAGCCGAACAACGCCTAGCCCCGACGCGCCGGGGATCGTGGCCACCCAGGAGGCGGCCCACCGGCGTGCGGTCGAGTGCACAGGCGCGGACCGATCGTGGCGGTTCGGCGCCGATGGTGAGGTCGCGGGGCTGATCCGGTCCTGCGGCCGCCCACCGTCGGACCTCGG contains these protein-coding regions:
- a CDS encoding NmrA/HSCARG family protein, with the protein product MDRGIVAVTGATGRQGSAVARALLADGWRVRGLTRDPESERARALAVLGAEMVPADMEDPAALDRAFAGVHGVYSVQNPQISGLAGEIRQGCKVAEAAERADVQHLVYASAGTGERGTGIGSWESKLDVEQRLRELEVPVTVLRPTAFMELMTDPAFYPAAGVWHVWPRIAGGSFEVLWLSCRDLGVIAAKVFADPQRYLGGDLTLAADRRSLDECRHIYARVHGRNPRRFPMPVWMLQRFSADTVALWRWLRATGFDADLGVARAIHPAALSVEAWLHQQRVEPNNA